tgtagcttcaccaggtcaacaactcaatttgaggtatgcctggtgctgctcatggcatgccctcctgcactcttcattgaaccagggttggcccccggcttgatggtaatggtagagtggggaatatgccgggccatgagtctacagattgtggttgagtacaattctattgctgctgatagtccacagtgcctcatggatgcccagttttgctttgctagatttGTTCACTGGTCGTGTCAcaaaacacgatagagggtatcctcaatgtgaagacgggactgtgaggtggtcactcctaccaatactgtcatggacagatgcatctgcggtaggcagattggtcaggacaaggtcaagtacatttttccctgttgttggttccttcaccacctgtcgcagacccagtctagcagctatgtcctttcggacttggccagcttgatcagtagcggtgctaccgagccactcttggtgagggacattgaagtcgcccacccagagtacattctgcgcccttgccaccctcagtgcttcctccatgttctgttcaacatggaggagtactaacttatcagctgagggaggggggggggcagcaggtggtaatcagcaagaggtttctttgcccaagtctcatggcatcaggtctatAAGctgtgattcggtgagtatgactatgtcaggctgttgcttgactggtctgtgggacagctctcccaccaagcccccagatattagtatggaggaatttgcagggtcggcagggctgggtcTGCCGTTGTCATTTCCTGTGCCGAGGTCGATTCCGGGTGGTCTGTCCTGTTTTATTGGCTTTGTAGCGGttacatacaactgagtggcttgctaggtcatttcagagggcatgtaagagtcaaccacattgctgtgggtctggagtcaggtagaggccagaccaggtgaggacagcagatttccttccagaaaggacattagtgaaccagatgggtttttacaacaatcgacaatggtttcatggccatcatcagactagtttttttaattccagatttattaactgaattcaaacctTCTGTCGTGGTGGcactcgaacccatgtccccagacagagcaatacactggctctctgggttactagtccggagacaataccattacaccaccgcctcccctcaatccccacctatccaacttcaccccatatccctcagtacccaccttctcccaatatccctcaatcCTACTGGCCCACCATctgcccatatccctcaattccaccttccgcattccaggacagtactgagggagtgttgcactgtcaaagggtcagtactgagggagcgccggactgtcggagggtcagtactgagggagcgcggcactgttggagggtcagtgttgagggagcgcggcactgttggagggtcagtgttgagggagtgctgcactgtcggagggtcagtgctgagggagtgctgcattgtcagacggtcagtgctgagggagtgctacactgtcggagagtcagtactgagggagtgctccattgtcggacggtcagtacgagGGAgcccgacactgtcagagggtcagtactgagggagtgctgcactgttggagggtcattactgagggaatgctgcattgtcagagggtcagtactgagggagtgctacactgtcagagggtcagtactgagggagcgccggagggtcagtactgagggagcgcggcactgttggagggtcagtactgagggagcgccggactgtcggagggtcagtactgagggagcgcggcactgttggagggtcagtactgagggagtgctacactgtcggacagtcagtactgagggagtgctacactgttggagggtcagtactgagggagtgctacactgtcggagactcagtactgagggagtgctgcattgtcagagggtcagtactgagggagcactgtgctttCCGAGTTTTCGTCTTTCAgaggaggcattaaaccaaggacgCAGTCCGTGCCCTCAGGTAggtgtaaaagattccacggcCATTATTTGGAAGGAGaccagggtgggtgggggtggagtaagttctccccagtgtcctggggctaATATTTATATataaactggtcattatcacattgttatttgtgggatcttgctacatgcagattggctgctgcgtttcctgcattacaacagtgagtggACTGTGAAACGTTCTGCGATGCCTAGAGTGGGTGAATGTTGCTGATGAAATATAGGTTCTTAACTGTTTTTTTTCCTCAGGTGAATGGCCTACTTTCTGCGCTCCCCTATTACTTTGACACTGACCGGATCTCCATCTACAGAAGTGGCTGGACAGCTGTGGTCCAGACAGACTTCGGCCTCAAGGTAACATTTGACTGGCAGAGTCACGTCACAGTCACGTTGCCCAGCACCTACTCGGGAGCTGTCTGTGGCCTCTGCGGCAACTATGATGGGAGCACCAATAACGATCTGCTGCTGCCCAGTGGCAAGGTAACTGTGGGTGCAGATAGCTTCGGAAACAGCTGGAAGGTGGCAGACGCGCCCGGCTGCGTCTCTGGCTGTGGACAGGCCTGCCCAGAGTGTGGCAAGAGCGACGCAGCCAAGTACAGCGAAGACAGGTTTTGTGGCATGATTCACAGCAAGTTGGGGCCCTTCCGGGACTGCTTCAAGGCCGTGGACCCCACCCGATTTTTCCAAGATTGCCTTTACGACCTCTGCCACTACCGGGGGCTAGGCAAAGCCCTCTGCGATGCCCTCAGTCTCTACACGGCCGCTTGTCAGGAGGCCGGGGCCAAAGTCTACCAGTGGAGAAGCGACAACTTTTGCCGTGAGTAGCTTCCACAGAATTGTTGGTTTTCTCAGAGGGTTTCCGTTGGGCGAAAGAGCTTCAGAGTCGGGTATAATGACACAgatatttccagcacagaaacaggccattcgtcccaacAGGCGCATACCGGTGTTAATGCTCCACAGGAGCCTTTCCCCATCCCTACTCCATCTCACGTTAACAGTTTGGATTTAGATTGTGCCTTTTAATGCAGTAAatcatttcaaaagtgcttcagaGCAGCAATTATCCAAcgtaatttgacactgagccacaaaagcagAAACTCGGACAGGATTTGGTCAAAGTGGTTGGTTTTAAAGagcgtctcaaaggaggagagggagcAAAGCGGAGTgggttatggagggaattccagagcttagggcccaggcagggaaggcatagccgccaatggtggagcaatgggaatcgggggatgtacGAGAGGcaggaattagaggaatgcagagatctcgaagggttggacaattctggcctctcggccatcccccgattcccatcgttccaccattggcggctgtgccttcggctgcctgggccctaagctccagaattccctccctaaacctctccgcctctctctctcctcctttaagacattccttaaaaccgacctctttgactgagcttttggctgcctatcctaatatctcatgtggcttggtgtcaaattttgtccaatgtaccctcctgtgaagtgccttgtgacattttGCTCCATTTGGGGGAGGCGCtgatgtagtggtattgtcactggactagtaaccagagacccagggtattgctctgtctggggacatgggttcgaatcccaccacagcagaaggtggaatttgaatttaattaataaatctggaattaaaagctattctgatgatagccatgaaaccattgttgattggtgtaaaaatccatctggttcactaatgtcctttagggaaggaaatctgctgtccttatctggtctggcctacatgtgactccagacccacagcaatgtgattgactcttacagaccctctgaaatggcctagcaagccactcagttgtatctaaccgctacgaagtcaataaaacagaatgaaaccggacgagccacctggcatcgacctaggcaccggaaacaacaacggcaaacccagcactgtcaaccctgcaaagtcctccttaataacatctgggggcttgtgccaaagttgggagagctgtcccacagactagtcaaacaacagcctgacatagtcatactcaccaaatcatacctgacagagaatgtcccagacactgtcatcaccatccccgggtgtatcctgtcccaccgggaggacagatccaccagaggtggtggcactgtgCTGTACAGTCAGGAGGggattgccctgggagttctcaacatcgactccggaccccatgaagtctcatggcatcaggtcaaacatgggcaaggaaacttcttgctgattaccacctaccgccctccctcagctgataagtcagtactcctccatgttgaacaccacttggggcaagcactgagggtggcaagggcgcagaatgtactctgggtggggaacttcaatgtccatcatcaagagtggctcggtagcaccactactgaccgagctggccgagtcctaaaggacatatctgccagactgggtattcggcaggtggtgagggaaccaacaagagggaaaaacgacttgacctcgtcctcaccaatctgcctgccgcagatgcatctgtccatgacagtattgttaggagtgaccaccacatagtcattgtagagatgaagtcccgccttcacattgaggataccctccatcgtgttgtgtggtgttaccatcgtgctaaatgggataaacttcaaacaaatctagcaatgcaatactgggcatccatgaggcgctgtgggtcatcaccagtagcagaattgtactcaaccacaatctgtaacctcatggcccagtatatcctccactctaccattaccatcaaaccaggagaccaaccctagttcaatgaagagtgcaggagggcatgccaggagcagcaccaggcatacctcaaaatgaggtgtaaacctggtgaagctccaacacaggactatttgcgtgccaaacttcataagcatcatgcgatagacagaactaagcgatcccataaccaatggatcaaatctaagctctgcagtcctgccacatccagccgtgaatggtggtggacaattaaacaactaactggaggaggtggctccacaaatatccccatcctcaatgaggggggagcccagtagatcagtgcgaaagaaaaggctgaagcattttcaacaatcttcagccagaagtgccaagttgatgatccatctcggcctcctcctgaagatcccagcatcacagatgccagacttcagccaattcgattcacgccacatgatatcaggaaacgactgaagggactggatactgcaaagtctatgggctctaacaatattccggcaatagtactgaagacctgtgctccagaacttgctgcgccccaagccaagctgttccagtacagcaacaacactggcatttaccccgcaatgtggaaaattgcccaggtatgtcctgtccacaaaaagcaggacaagtccaacccggacaattaccgccccatcagactattctcaatcatcagtaaaatgatggaaggtgtcatcaacagttccattaagtggcacttgcttcgcaataacctgctcagagacgctcagtttgggttccgccagggccactcagctcctgacctcattacagccttggttcaaacatggacaaaagagctgaactcaagaggtgaggtgagattgactgcccttgacatcaaggcagcatttgaccgagtatgacatcaaggagccctagcaaaactgaagtcaatgggaatcaggaggaagaatctctgctggttggagtcatacctagcgcaaaggaagatggttgttgcaggtcaatcatctcagctccaggacatcactgcagcagttcctcagggtaatgtcctgggcccaaccatcttcagctgcttcatcaatgaccttccttcaatcataaggttagaagtggggatgttcgctgatgattgcacaatgtgcagcaccattcgtgactcctcagaaactgaagcagtccgtgtagaaatgcagcaagacctggacaatgtccaggcttgggctgatgagtgacaagtaacattcatgccacacaagtgcaaggcaatggccatctccaacaagagagaatctaaccatctccccttgacattcaatggcattacgatcactgaatgcccccactgtgaacatccttggggttaccattgaccagaaactgaactggagtagccatataaataccgtggccacaaaagcaggtcagaggctcggaatcctgcagtgagtaactaacctcctgactcgccaaagcctgtccaccatctacaaggcacaagtcaggagtgtgaaggaatactctccacttgcctggatgggtgcagctcgacatcatccaggactaagcagcccgcttgattggcaccccattcacaaacattcactccctccaccaccaatgcacagtggcagcagtgcgtaccatctacaagatgcactgcagcaatgcaccaaggtacgttagacagcaacttccaaacccgtgagctctaccaactggaaagacaagggcagcaaatgcatgggaacaccacacctgcaagttccgctccaagtcacacaccatcctgacatggaactatatcacagttcctttattgtcgctgggtcaaaatcttggaactcccttcctaacagcactgtgggtgtacctatctcacatgggctgcagcagttcaacaaggcagctcaccaccaccttctcaagggcaactatggatgggcaataattaaaggcgccatataaatgcaagttattggaatcgctgttccttcatcatcattgaAATTCTGGAACGCCCGATATTCACCACAGGAACTGCAGCATTTACACCAGTAGGCCCGACGCTATCTTCTCCAGGGGCAACTTGGGATGAGTGGTGATTGGCTgctttgccaatgatgcccacatcccttgaattaaTTGAAATATacccttgtctccaagcagcatCCATGGGATCCTACACCAGGCTGACCCAGTGCTATTGCCTTGAGTTCGTGAACGCAGGGCTTGTCGATCAGCTCTGTGGGTGAACAATGAGACATCCTGCTTGTCAGATATTTTTGCGGACTCTTCTTGTGCCTCCAGCAGTGAACTCACTGGATGTGTGGCAGCAGCTGGCCAATCTACAAGGGTTGTCCTGCAATTACACAAATGGAAGGTTGGAGGTGGGTGGTCATGTGACAATGTCTTGCGTCCAGCCCTAACTGCAGGCACTCACTCATTTGTCCGGGCTCTCTCCCCTGAGCCAGAACATCATCTGATCTAGCCTCCACTCCAGAGAGTtgatccagtactgagggagcgccacactgtgggagagtcagtactgagggaacaccgcactgtgggagggtcgggactgagggagtaccacactgtcggagggttagcactgagggattgctgcgctgtcggagggttagcactgagggattgctgcgctgtcggagggtcagttttgagggagtaccacactgtcggagggtcagcactgagggagtgctgtgctgtcggagggtcagtactgagggagtgctgtgctttcggagggtcagtactgcgggagtgccacactgtcggagggtcagtactgagggagtgctgtgctgtcggagggtcagtactgagggagtgccacactgtcggagggtcagcactgagggagcgccgcactgtcggaaggtcagcactgagggagcgctgcaccgtaggagggtcagaactgagatgGCGCCGCACAGTCGGTGGGTCacgactgagagagtgccgcactgttggaggtgttgtctttgagATGAGTCCTTAATCTGAGGATCTGATTGTTGtctcccctctcaggtgggtgtgaaAGATCCCACATCCACTAtttgggagttctccccggtgtcctggggccaatatttatccctcaacgaacatcacTGAAAAAAGGTCACCAACTCATTGCTGtatgtgggctcttgctgtgcatgaaatgactgctgtgtttcctacaagtaACGACACTTCCTAAAAAACGTACTTGATTTGCTGTGAAGCACTCTGGAACATCCTGAGGGGGTGAAAGGCGCTGGAGAAATGGGAGTTCCTGTCTTTAAAATTGCAAAGTACTGGGACAATTGTGTTGAATTTTAATGCTTACTACCAATGCAGACTGAAGAGAATTTTTCCTCTGTGTTTGACTTTGTTTGAAGAGTGTGTGCATCTTGTGTTATGTCAGGATTTTTTCTAACCTTCCTGTCATTCACTCTCTGGCAGCTGCTGATTGTCCAAAGAATGCCTTTTACGAACTGTGTGGCTCTGGCTGTCCAGCCACGTGCTATAGTTTGACCGCTCCAGATGGCTGTCAGACCCCTTGCAAGGAGAGCTGCCAGTGCGACGATGGCTTCATCCTCAGCGGCGACCAGTGCCTCCCTCTGTCTGAGTGCGGCTGCGTGTACAATGGGGGCTACCGTAAGAAAGGGGAGGTCTTCTACCCCAGCGGCCTTTGCAAGGAGAGGTGTACGTGTCTGGGTGATGGAGAGTTGCAGTGTGTCGCCTCCACTTGTGGGGCAGGAGAAGTTTGCAAAGTGGCCAACGGGGTCCAGGGCTGCCACCCCGCCAGCTATGGCAAGTGCGTGGCATCCGGGGACCCACACTACATCTCCTTCGACGGGCGGAGGTTCGATTTCCAAGGCACCTGCACCTACATCTTGTCCAAGGTGGTGACgccaggtggtagcctggtggatTTCAATGTGTCAGTGGAGAATGTGAAATGGGGCAACGGGAAAGTGGCTGTAACACGGTTGGTTGTAGTGGATGTCTACGGCCATCGCTTCACATTGGAGCAAGGGGTGAAGTGGAAAGTCCAGGTGAGTCTTTTGGAGGGGGGAGTTTGTCAGTCATCACCTCCGGACTTGTCTATTTCAAGGCCGGACTCCCACATTCCATCCTCTGTAAACATCAACTCATCCAAACTTCTGCtgccctgtatcctaactcacgccagtcctgttcatccatcactccccactgcttgctgaccgacactggctccctgTCCAAAAACACCtccttttttaaaattctgctctgcctgttcaaatccctccttggcctcgcccCATCCTACCTCCCTACCCCTGTAatatcctccgagatctctgtgctcctccaattccagcctctcacccatcccccaattcccattgctccaccatcggtggccgtgttttcagctgcctgggccctaagctctggaattccctctctcctcctttaagaagctccttaaaccgacctctttgactaagtttttggtcacctgtcccgaatatctccttatgtggctcagagttATATTCTGTCTGATTTATACTCCCGTGAAGCACTTTGggcacattttactacattaaagacgttACATCAATGCATGTAGTTGTTGTTTATGTATCTTCACGCTCTTCCCTTGGAAAGCAGTGTGAGGTAACGGAAGGATATGCAAACTGGTTAAACTGTCAACATTCCTTCCATGGCCATGACCGTGTCTATCCCAGTCGACAGTGATGGTGAGGCAGGGGAGGGGTGGCGGGCGGGGGGGCGTAATTCTGTCCTATACAGGCATGGGGAGGATGGTTTTATGGGCGATGCGATGAAGAGGGTAGGGGAGGGACCACCCACCCCACCAGACTCAAGCATCCTACTGGATGGTAGACCTGGAATTCCAAGACTCAGCTCGCCAGGACTGtccggagtggggtttgaaccttcAAATTTCGAGCACCTAGGCAAGGAACGCTATCCTCCACCAGAGCTAATGTGCAAAGGGAACGCTACTGTACGGTGGTGATTGGTGCGAGATGAGAGGAAGGGGAGGCATGAGGAATGGTAATTTGAATGAGCTACATTGGCCAGTAATCACCCATAtcctaaatttttcccctttaagtactgatccaattccccttttgaaagttactattgaaactgcttccactgtcctttcaggcagcgcattccagatcacagcaagtcACTGcatcaaaaaaattctcctcatctcccgctccggttcttttaccgattaccttcaatctgtgtccctctggttaccgctcCTCCTGCCActgtaaacagtttctccttatttactccaccaaaacccctcatgattttgaacaccttgattaAATTTTTCTTGTGCCATCTGCTTACTTGGTCCCCTTGTTTCCTCAGGTTGATGGAGAACTGTTTAACCTGCCCTTCCAGCTACGCTGTGAGAGAGTAAAAGTAACTCAAGAAGGGAACAAGATTGTTTTGCGGACGGAGTTCGGTCTACAGGTGATGTACGACACTGTGTATTATGTGGCAGTGGTGGTCCCCAGCACCTACAAGGGCAAACTGGGAGGCCTGTGCGGAAACTACAACGATGAAAAGACGGACGACTTCACCCTCCCCGGTGGGAAGACGACCACTGATGTGACGGAATTTGGCTCAAACTGGAAGGTCTTTGTCAAAGGGGCACAGTGTAATGATGGCTGCGGGAACGAGTGCCCGAGGTGTGATGCGGCTAAGAAATCCTTGTTCAGCAAGGAGAAagcgtgtggcctcatcaaggctgcCAAAGGGCcatttgccacatgtgccaaggTGGTGAGCCCTGACCAGTTCTTTGACAACTGCTTGTACGACCTGTGTGAGGCAAATGGACAGCCTGAGGTACTCTGTGACAGCCTCCAAGCCTACACCATTGCCTGCCAGGCTGCTGGGGTTCAGATCCAATCCTGGAGAAACAAGGACTTCTGTCGTAAGTATCAGATCGGTCAGGAAAAAAAAGCTCCTGTCAAACCAACGTCACAACTTAGTTCCCCAGTTACTCGTAGCCCCCACCCCAGTCCTACCAACTATGACCTGAATGAGCAGCCTCTCACCAGCTTCCCCAACCCACTCAAACGTGGGGACTCCAGGGAACTGCTAACAGCCTCAACATTGGCTTTCCGTTCACTCTGAGTCCAGGTAGAGAATGTGCATCACAGCTCAGTCCAGTCTTCTGCTTAGGGCAAACAGAGCAGGAGACAATGGAAGTCGGTGCGCAAAATTGGCTGCTTCCTTCTTCCCCACCAGGCCCGGCACTCTCATTCCCTCCCCAACACAAAGGGGTACTGAGGCTAGTTCTAAAGCCCAGGCTAAGTTAACTCAGCACATGGGCAAGGGGTGCTGAGTCAAGCTgacattttcaaaaggcattcgataaggtgccacataaaagattaataggcaagataagggttcatggtgttgaggctaatatattagtgtggatagaggattggttaacacacagaaagcagagagtgggcataaatggggcattttcaagttggcaggcagtgaatagtgggatgctgcaaggaccagtgctgaggcctcagctatttacactctatattaataacttggatgaagagacagagagtaatgtatctaagtttgctgatggtgcAAAGCTCAGTGAAAAGGTAAGCTATGGAtgtagagaggttgcaaagagttatagacaggttaagtgagtcgacaaatggagtataatatagggaagtgtgaagttgttcactttggtcgttaaaatagaaaagcagaatatttttaaaaggtgtgaaactggtaagtgttgatgttcagagagacttgggggtacacaTACAAGGAACActcaaagttaacatgcaagtgcagcaggctattcggaaggcaagtggcatgttggcctttatggcaaggggattggagtacaggaataaaaaagtcttactaaaattgtacatggctttggtgagactgcatctggaatactgtgttcagtttcagTCTTCATATTTAAGATAGGATAGACttgtactggaggcagtgcagtgaagatttactgaattggtctatgggatgagaggctgagtaaattgggcctatattctctggagttctgaagaatgagaggtgatctaattgagacatacaagattgtgaaagggtttgatagggtagaagctgagagattgttcacacaggtcggggaatctagaacacggggacacagtctcaggataaggggtcaatcattcaggactgagatgaggagaaattacttcactcaaagggttgtgaacctttggaattctctaccctagagggttgtggatgctccatcattgaaacatttaaggctgggataaatagatttgcagtcttgcagggaatcaagggttatgggcagtgggcaggaaattggaattgaagcccaagatcagccatgatcatattgaattgtgcagcaggcttgatgggcttatggtctactcctgctcctatttcttgtgttcttgtgacagaAATCGATACGACATGttggtccatgtcttgctgcagagTTAATGTTCACCCCATAGCAAGAGATGTTGCTTTAGGAAAGGAGTCTACTGCACCCAACAAGGGCATCTCCTGAACTGATGATCACCACCTTCCCCTCATATCCCTCAACTCTACCTACCTAccccccatccctcaatccccaccatctccctcaatacccacctacccaccttctccccatatccctcaaatcccacctacctaccttctccccatatccctcaatctcaccgACTgatcttctccccatatccctcaatccccaccttctctccatattcctcaatctcacccacccaccttctccccatataccTCAATCTCACCCACCcaacttctccccatatccctcaatccccaccttctctccatattcctcaatctcacccacccaccttctccccatataccTCAATCTCACCCACCcaacttctccccatatccctcaatccccaccttctctccatattcctcaatctcacccacccaccttctccccatataccTCAATCTCACCCACCcaacttctccccatatccctcaatccccatcttctccccatatcACTCATCCCCAGGTTCCCACCTGCTCTCCATATCACTCAATCACTTCTCCCCCCAGAAACACATCTCATTGACAATGTCCGCATCACTGCTGTTTCCCTACATTATTCCAGGACTCAATTCCCGCTGACCTCCTTTCTCGTTGCCATCTTCCTGTATTTTTCACCAGTTGCTGTGGGATTCC
This window of the Heterodontus francisci isolate sHetFra1 chromosome 39, sHetFra1.hap1, whole genome shotgun sequence genome carries:
- the LOC137352903 gene encoding IgGFc-binding protein-like — translated: MRRNVFTQKVVNLWNSLPERAVGAQLLSLFKTTIERFLGTEGIKGLAYECPENSHYEACGRACEPTCQDPDAVTHCSLPCVESCQCDTGHVLVEGKCVPSAACGCTHQGLYYKPNERFWADDKCHVECFCDPALKMVVCEEKQCKSNELCATVDGVRGCIPASYSTCSASGDPHYITFDGTRYNFMGTCVYKLSVLCSKDADLTHYEVLVQNNHRGSKAVSYTKVVTVKVYQTTIVLSVAEPQRILVNGLLSALPYYFDTDRISIYRSGWTAVVQTDFGLKVTFDWQSHVTVTLPSTYSGAVCGLCGNYDGSTNNDLLLPSGKVTVGADSFGNSWKVADAPGCVSGCGQACPECGKSDAAKYSEDRFCGMIHSKLGPFRDCFKAVDPTRFFQDCLYDLCHYRGLGKALCDALSLYTAACQEAGAKVYQWRSDNFCPADCPKNAFYELCGSGCPATCYSLTAPDGCQTPCKESCQCDDGFILSGDQCLPLSECGCVYNGGYRKKGEVFYPSGLCKERCTCLGDGELQCVASTCGAGEVCKVANGVQGCHPASYGKCVASGDPHYISFDGRRFDFQGTCTYILSKVVTPGGSLVDFNVSVENVKWGNGKVAVTRLVVVDVYGHRFTLEQGVKWKVQVDGELFNLPFQLRCERVKVTQEGNKIVLRTEFGLQVMYDTVYYVAVVVPSTYKGKLGGLCGNYNDEKTDDFTLPGGKTTTDVTEFGSNWKVFVKGAQCNDGCGNECPRCDAAKKSLFSKEKACGLIKAAKGPFATCAKVVSPDQFFDNCLYDLCEANGQPEVLCDSLQAYTIACQAAGVQIQSWRNKDFCPLSCPANSHYELCADTCEDTCAEIITPGDCDDTCSEGCQCDAGYVFSGNECVPLETCGCVYQGRYFKANEIIFTQDCMEKCTCFPTGAVQCEKVGCSANEVCQLRNGVRGCYITEGVCSVKEGQQFATFDGTAGQIQAPGTYELVSVCDESSAVWFRALVEFRTCCKHGKLGGAAVYMYFEGAFIAVTEEKSIWVNGRQLKQNQLPFKATSKVSIRIDLGAVIVEHTAKLQVSFRGFGDLMVTVAGTFSNQLCGACGNFDGSTNGELRMPNGKVTTDIQQFFRAWLAKEFSSW